Proteins encoded in a region of the Thermodesulfobacteriota bacterium genome:
- a CDS encoding NifB/NifX family molybdenum-iron cluster-binding protein: MKIALPVVDNKLCTHFGHCDKFAILDIQDNKIVSKSLVIPPPHEPGVLPRWLGEMDVNVIIAGGMGQRALTLFTERGIKVITGAPASSPEELVQQYLSNSLVSGLNVCDH; the protein is encoded by the coding sequence ATGAAAATAGCATTGCCGGTTGTTGACAATAAGCTCTGCACCCATTTCGGTCACTGTGACAAATTTGCCATCCTGGATATCCAGGATAACAAGATTGTAAGCAAATCGTTGGTCATCCCGCCGCCCCATGAGCCGGGCGTGTTGCCCAGATGGCTGGGTGAGATGGATGTTAACGTCATAATCGCCGGCGGCATGGGTCAGAGAGCCTTAACGCTGTTTACCGAAAGAGGGATTAAGGTCATCACCGGCGCGCCGGCTTCATCCCCGGAAGAGCTGGTACAGCAGTACTTAAGCAATAGCCTTGTGTCCGGCCTGAATGTGTGTGATCATTAA
- a CDS encoding CGGC domain-containing protein, whose protein sequence is MAKIAILSCKKIKDITCVSCIKCFKAMQAREGEFARYKDEELDIVAMGDCGDCPGLAMPKLALISDVAKQYGRDFDTVHLGTCIVKATTTAACPINIDRLKEMIEKKMNKKVVVGTHNY, encoded by the coding sequence ATGGCAAAAATAGCGATTCTTTCTTGTAAGAAAATCAAAGACATCACCTGCGTATCGTGTATTAAGTGTTTCAAGGCCATGCAGGCCAGAGAAGGAGAATTCGCGCGCTACAAGGACGAAGAATTGGATATAGTGGCCATGGGTGATTGCGGAGACTGTCCGGGACTGGCTATGCCCAAGTTAGCCCTCATCAGTGATGTGGCCAAACAATATGGGCGTGACTTTGATACCGTACACTTAGGGACTTGTATAGTAAAAGCCACGACCACTGCTGCCTGCCCTATAAATATCGACCGTCTAAAGGAGATGATCGAAAAGAAGATGAATAAAAAGGTGGTAGTCGGCACCCACAATTATTAA
- a CDS encoding MBL fold metallo-hydrolase: MKIIIVYDNEALREGLKADWGFSCLIEPENGQRILFDTGASGSILLHNLERLNIDPCAIPEVFISHAHWDHIGGLLDLLKLNKEVKVYIPNSCPKPPGAGKVISITGPVQIHENVFSTGELEGIEQSLVVRAREGLVVVTGCSHPGVRAILQAASSFGKVDALIGGLHGFRELDLLRDLKLVCPCHCTQFKSEIRRLYPEKCLDCGAGKVLEI; this comes from the coding sequence ATGAAGATCATCATTGTTTATGATAACGAAGCCTTGCGGGAAGGCCTCAAAGCTGACTGGGGCTTCTCCTGCCTCATAGAACCAGAAAATGGCCAGCGGATTCTCTTCGACACCGGGGCGAGCGGCTCGATTCTTCTCCATAATCTGGAAAGGCTCAACATCGACCCTTGCGCAATTCCCGAGGTCTTCATTTCCCACGCCCACTGGGACCATATCGGGGGACTTTTGGATTTGCTTAAGCTCAATAAAGAAGTCAAGGTTTACATTCCCAATTCCTGTCCTAAGCCTCCTGGTGCGGGTAAGGTGATCAGCATTACCGGCCCTGTTCAAATCCATGAAAACGTATTTTCCACTGGTGAGCTCGAAGGCATAGAGCAATCTCTTGTGGTCAGGGCCAGAGAGGGTCTGGTCGTGGTTACCGGTTGCTCCCACCCCGGGGTGAGAGCCATCCTTCAGGCCGCATCAAGCTTCGGAAAGGTCGATGCCCTCATCGGAGGTCTGCATGGGTTCAGAGAACTCGATCTCCTTAGGGATCTAAAACTGGTCTGTCCTTGTCACTGTACCCAGTTTAAGTCGGAAATAAGGCGTCTCTATCCTGAGAAATGTCTTGACTGTGGGGCGGGCAAGGTATTGGAAATTTAA
- a CDS encoding cation diffusion facilitator family transporter gives MHEEGSGAIARTMRFEKSEKLACYSIVLSVFLVGFKYLLGTLSGSMALIADAVHSFADVISSFAVFIGIRLSKRKSRAFPYGLYKVENLISLVISLLIFGAGFEVVKTAIMQDGEMILTHVPLSIGSYLFIMTAIYAFSRYELRQGEETGSPSLIADAQQLKADLFSYLVIIGGLIGSYFYLSLDRIMTVIVAFFIGRSGWRIFVDAIRVLLDASVDFTTLDRVKTITSQDPHVREIKELRGRSSGRYKFIEMVLTLKVRSLEKAHYVSKNIETRVKESIPQVDRVLIHYEPEEKDTVTYAIPLEKDKASICIHFGSSPFFALITAKDNDIFNEEIVSNPYSQEEKRKGIMTSKWLIQKGVDVVLSKSSLEGKGAGYPLTDAGVEITAVPYERIEEVVNSITHP, from the coding sequence ATGCACGAAGAGGGGAGCGGCGCTATCGCCCGGACAATGAGGTTTGAAAAGAGCGAAAAATTAGCCTGTTACTCTATTGTCCTTAGCGTCTTTCTGGTAGGCTTCAAGTATTTGCTGGGGACCCTTTCCGGTAGTATGGCCCTGATCGCAGACGCGGTCCATTCTTTTGCCGACGTTATTTCTTCGTTTGCTGTTTTTATTGGTATTCGGCTATCAAAGCGTAAATCCCGCGCCTTTCCTTACGGCCTTTATAAGGTCGAAAATCTGATCTCGCTGGTAATTTCCCTGCTTATTTTCGGGGCCGGGTTTGAGGTCGTAAAAACGGCCATAATGCAGGATGGGGAGATGATACTTACCCATGTGCCTTTGTCTATAGGGAGCTACCTGTTTATCATGACTGCCATCTATGCCTTTTCCCGTTATGAGCTTCGTCAGGGAGAAGAAACGGGATCTCCCAGTCTGATAGCGGATGCCCAGCAGCTCAAGGCAGATTTGTTTTCATATCTGGTCATTATTGGTGGTCTCATAGGAAGTTACTTTTACCTTTCTCTGGATCGGATTATGACAGTTATAGTCGCTTTTTTTATAGGACGTTCAGGATGGCGTATCTTTGTAGATGCCATCCGGGTCCTGCTGGATGCTTCGGTGGACTTTACCACATTGGACAGAGTGAAAACCATTACGTCGCAAGATCCTCATGTTCGGGAGATAAAGGAACTTCGGGGCCGAAGCTCCGGACGCTACAAATTCATCGAGATGGTTCTAACGCTAAAGGTCCGCAGTCTGGAAAAAGCGCACTATGTGAGCAAAAACATTGAGACCAGGGTCAAAGAAAGTATCCCGCAGGTGGACCGGGTTCTCATACACTACGAACCCGAGGAGAAGGACACGGTCACCTATGCCATACCCCTGGAGAAAGATAAGGCCTCGATATGTATCCATTTCGGCAGTTCACCCTTTTTTGCATTGATTACCGCAAAAGATAACGATATTTTTAATGAAGAGATAGTGTCTAATCCTTACTCCCAGGAAGAAAAGAGGAAGGGGATAATGACCAGCAAGTGGCTTATTCAAAAGGGGGTGGATGTGGTGTTAAGTAAAAGCAGCTTAGAGGGCAAGGGTGCCGGTTATCCCCTGACCGATGCAGGTGTAGAGATAACGGCCGTGCCTTATGAGAGGATAGAAGAAGTAGTCAATTCTATCACACATCCTTGA